From one Deltaproteobacteria bacterium genomic stretch:
- the groES gene encoding co-chaperone GroES: protein MKIRPLHDRVIVQRLEEEEKTKGGIIIPDSAKEKPQEGKVIAVGPGKILENGTKLALDVKVGDKILFGKYSGTEIKVEGEEFLMMREEDILGVIE from the coding sequence ATGAAAATTAGGCCATTACATGATCGGGTCATTGTACAGAGGCTTGAGGAAGAAGAAAAGACCAAAGGAGGGATTATTATCCCGGATTCCGCCAAGGAAAAACCCCAGGAAGGCAAAGTCATTGCCGTTGGACCGGGGAAGATTTTGGAGAACGGGACCAAGCTCGCCCTGGACGTCAAGGTGGGCGACAAGATCCTCTTTGGGAAGTATTCCGGGACGGAGATCAAGGTCGAAGGCGAAGAATTTTTAATGATGCGAGAAGAAGATATCTTAGGCGTAATAGAATAA